The following proteins are co-located in the Acidobacteriota bacterium genome:
- a CDS encoding MogA/MoaB family molybdenum cofactor biosynthesis protein, which yields MSVEQHRQQAASELGFSGITVSSSRTAADDRGGELLRRLITESGHRWCGGEIVGDEVAAIRAAVSRCLAASEVDVVVLTGGTGFSPADLTVEAVTPLFERPVEGFGEIFRALSFEQVGAAAMLSRSTAGLVQGKAIFALPGSPKAVALALERLILPESAHLLAQARRVR from the coding sequence ATGTCCGTCGAACAACACCGTCAGCAAGCGGCTTCCGAACTGGGTTTTTCCGGAATCACCGTCAGCTCGAGCCGCACCGCGGCCGACGACCGCGGTGGCGAATTGCTGCGTCGACTGATCACCGAGTCGGGGCACCGCTGGTGCGGTGGCGAGATCGTCGGCGACGAGGTGGCTGCGATCCGCGCCGCCGTCAGCCGCTGCCTGGCGGCTTCGGAGGTCGATGTCGTGGTCCTCACCGGCGGCACCGGCTTTTCGCCCGCCGATCTGACGGTGGAGGCGGTGACGCCCCTCTTCGAGCGCCCGGTCGAGGGCTTTGGAGAAATCTTTCGCGCCCTCTCCTTCGAACAGGTGGGTGCGGCCGCCATGTTGAGCCGCAGCACCGCCGGCTTGGTGCAGGGCAAGGCGATCTTCGCCCTGCCCGGTTCCCCGAAGGCGGTGGCCCTCGCCCTCGAGCGCCTCATCCTGCCGGAGTCGGCCCACCTTTTGGCGCAGGCTCGACGTGTAAGATAG
- the folE gene encoding GTP cyclohydrolase I FolE has translation MSQISEAPVTESRIEAIKHHVRGILTELGLDLADPNLQETDRRVAKMYLEMFQGLSAGAEPKVTTFPNEEGYSQLVMEKNIPFYSMCAHHLVPFYGHAHIAYIPGDRIIGLSKFSRILEFYAKRPQLQERLTEQVVDYLGEKLSPRGAMVVIEARHLCVEMRGVKKAGAVTTTSALRGSFHDRPVREEFLDLLRR, from the coding sequence ATGAGTCAGATCAGCGAGGCACCGGTGACGGAGAGCCGGATCGAAGCTATCAAGCACCATGTGCGCGGCATCCTCACGGAACTCGGCCTCGACCTGGCGGACCCCAATCTGCAGGAGACCGATCGGCGGGTCGCCAAAATGTACCTTGAGATGTTCCAGGGCCTGTCGGCCGGCGCCGAGCCGAAAGTGACCACCTTTCCCAATGAAGAGGGCTACAGCCAGTTGGTGATGGAGAAGAACATTCCCTTCTACTCCATGTGTGCACACCATCTGGTGCCGTTCTACGGCCATGCCCACATCGCCTATATTCCCGGGGATCGCATCATCGGGCTGTCGAAGTTCTCCCGCATCCTGGAGTTCTACGCCAAGCGCCCTCAGCTTCAGGAGCGGCTCACCGAGCAGGTGGTCGATTACCTCGGCGAGAAGCTCTCGCCGCGGGGCGCCATGGTGGTGATCGAAGCGCGCCACCTCTGTGTCGAGATGCGAGGGGTCAAGAAGGCAGGGGCGGTGACCACCACTTCGGCTCTGCGCGGTAGCTTCCACGACCGGCCGGTGCGGGAGGAGTTTCTTGATCTCCTGCGGCGCTAG
- a CDS encoding 3-oxoacyl-[acyl-carrier-protein] synthase III C-terminal domain-containing protein — MSERRAVFAGSGIAVPDRVIDNHALSQVVETSDEWIRERSGIVERRYAEQGVGSSDLGAAACRAALEDSGIDAAEVDYLVCATMTPDHYFPGSGTLIQQKLGLAPIPALDIRQQCAGFAYGMQVVDALIRSGLAQTVLLVGTDVHTALMPFSEHTWDLLEGRSDEPLDDAERLKNSTHRHLLVLFGDAAGAMVFRAEENSDRGILGSALFGDGNHKDILYVPGVGSAERPFVTPESIIAERSMPVMDGRKVFRLAVTSMPRATRDLLARFDATAADLDLLVMHQANLRINEAAQKALGLPDERVHNNIQRYGNTTSATLPLCFHEARQLGKVPEGGLVGFAALGAGLHWGAVLLRL, encoded by the coding sequence ATGAGCGAGAGGCGCGCGGTTTTCGCCGGCAGCGGAATTGCCGTTCCGGATCGGGTCATCGACAACCATGCCCTGTCCCAGGTGGTCGAGACCAGCGACGAGTGGATTCGCGAGCGCAGCGGCATCGTCGAGCGCCGCTACGCGGAGCAGGGGGTCGGATCGTCGGACCTCGGCGCCGCCGCCTGTCGCGCCGCCCTCGAAGATTCCGGCATCGACGCGGCCGAAGTCGACTATCTGGTGTGTGCCACCATGACTCCGGACCACTACTTTCCGGGTTCCGGCACCCTGATCCAGCAGAAGCTCGGATTGGCGCCGATACCAGCTCTCGACATCCGGCAGCAGTGTGCTGGCTTCGCCTATGGCATGCAGGTGGTCGATGCTCTGATCCGTTCCGGCCTGGCGCAGACGGTGCTGTTGGTGGGAACCGACGTGCACACCGCCCTCATGCCCTTTTCGGAGCACACCTGGGACCTTCTCGAAGGGCGCTCCGACGAGCCCCTCGATGACGCCGAGCGCCTCAAGAACTCGACCCATCGCCACCTGCTGGTGCTGTTCGGGGATGCCGCCGGAGCGATGGTCTTTCGTGCCGAAGAGAACAGCGACCGGGGCATTCTGGGCTCCGCCCTCTTTGGCGACGGCAACCACAAGGACATCCTCTATGTGCCCGGCGTCGGTTCCGCCGAGCGTCCTTTCGTGACTCCCGAGTCGATCATTGCCGAGCGCTCGATGCCGGTGATGGACGGTCGCAAGGTCTTTCGCTTGGCGGTGACCAGCATGCCGCGGGCGACCCGCGACCTGCTGGCACGCTTCGACGCCACGGCGGCGGATCTCGATCTCTTGGTCATGCACCAGGCCAATCTGCGCATCAACGAGGCGGCTCAAAAGGCCCTCGGCTTGCCCGACGAACGGGTCCACAACAATATTCAACGCTACGGCAACACCACCTCGGCGACACTGCCGCTGTGTTTCCACGAAGCGCGTCAGCTGGGCAAGGTTCCGGAAGGAGGCCTGGTCGGCTTTGCCGCCCTCGGCGCCGGTCTCCACTGGGGAGCCGTGCTGCTGCGTCTCTAG
- a CDS encoding GWxTD domain-containing protein yields the protein MRCSPVLVASLLMIGVLQGCATGSTGAEGDRLVNPTLGPDYSQWLIGPIARMATAAELDAFAALRSDTEAAAFVEEFWKQRDPKPLRPDNPLRETFAERADEADSRYSEAGVRGRRTARGTIYILFGEPDDTDYEIPIDHRDPPVEVWTYEGQREAGLDNSRPAELYRFIKRGEVTEFYIPRTRLDERRGSGIEIDRY from the coding sequence ATGCGCTGCAGTCCCGTCCTGGTGGCTTCGCTCCTCATGATCGGGGTGCTGCAGGGCTGCGCCACCGGCTCCACCGGGGCCGAAGGTGATCGCCTGGTCAACCCCACCCTCGGCCCCGACTACTCGCAATGGCTGATCGGTCCGATCGCGCGCATGGCGACGGCGGCGGAGCTCGATGCTTTCGCCGCCCTGCGCAGCGACACCGAGGCCGCGGCCTTCGTCGAGGAGTTCTGGAAACAGCGCGATCCCAAGCCGTTGCGGCCCGACAATCCGCTGCGTGAGACCTTCGCCGAGCGTGCCGATGAGGCCGATAGCCGCTACTCGGAGGCCGGAGTGCGAGGTCGCCGCACGGCGCGGGGCACGATCTACATTCTCTTCGGCGAGCCGGACGACACCGACTATGAGATCCCGATCGACCATCGCGATCCGCCGGTGGAGGTTTGGACCTACGAGGGGCAGCGCGAGGCCGGCCTCGACAACAGCCGGCCGGCGGAGCTCTATCGCTTCATCAAGCGCGGCGAGGTGACCGAGTTCTACATCCCTCGCACTCGCCTCGATGAGCGGCGCGGATCCGGTATCGAAATCGATCGCTACTGA